One window from the genome of Cucumis melo cultivar AY chromosome 12, USDA_Cmelo_AY_1.0, whole genome shotgun sequence encodes:
- the LOC103499828 gene encoding mitochondrial fission protein ELM1 — protein MRPIRLREPSSPTMVKAEIFEGGVYGVIRRAVVIGNGSSCAENQCIGLVQALGLADKHVLYRVTRPRGGINDWLHWLPVSLHKKLDYIMTLIGVYTRVLVRSKGRKLVPLSSENGGSTGLSCILEADLKHIVSMVRETYEKNGPLLVVASGRDTITITSSIRRLVSENVFVVQIQHPRLQLNRFDLVITPHHDYYPLTPQAQEQVPRFIRKWITPREPPDQRVVLTVGALHQIDFAALRSAASAWHDVFAPLPKPLLVVNVGGPTSRCRYGVDLAKQLATGLLSVLASCGSVRISFSDRTPEKVYNVIVKELGDNPKVYIWDRQEPNPHMGHLAWADAFVVTADSVSMISEVCSTGKPVYVIGTERCKWKYSAFHKSLKERGVIRPFTGTEDISESWSYPPLNDTAEAATRVREELAKRGWGIRP, from the exons ATGAGACCGATACGTCTGAGGGAGCCATCTAGCCCTACCATGGTCAAAGCAGAAATCTTCGAAGGAGGCGTTTATGGCGTTATAAGGCGTGCTGTTGTCATCGGCAACGGCTCTTCCTGTGCTGAAAATCAGTGTATCGGTTTGGTTCAGGCGCTTGGTCTGGCTGACAAGCATGTGCTCTAT CGGGTTACAAGGCCTAGAGGAGGAATAAATGATTGGCTGCACTGGCTTCCAGTTTCTCTTCAcaaaaaattagattatatcATGACCCTGATAGGTGTTTACACCCGGGTCCTGGTGAGATCCAAAGGGAGAAAACTTGTGCCTCTATCTTCAGAAAATGGTGGAAGCACGGGCTTGTCATGCATTTTAGAAGCTGACTTGAAGCATATTGTATCTATGGTTCGGGAGACTTATGAAAA GAATGGACCTCTATTGGTGGTTGCATCTGGTAGAGATACCATAACTATTACGAGTTCCATTAGGCGACTGGTATCAGAGAATGTTTTTGTTGTGCAG ATTCAACATCCAAGGTTGCAATTGAATCGGTTCGACTTGGTCATCACCCCGCATCATGATTATTATCCTTTAACTCCACAAGCACAAGAGCAAGTTCCTCGATTTATAAGGAAGTGGATAACTCCACGGGAACCACCAGATCAACGCGTG gtATTGACTGTTGGAGCCCTACATCAGATTGATTTTGCTGCATTACGTAGTGCAGCTAGTGCATGGCATGATGTGTTTGCTCCTCTTCCAAAACCCTTATTGGTGGTCAACGTAGGAGGGCCGACTA GTCGCTGTCGATATGGTGTGGATCTTGCAAAGCAGCTGGCCACTGGTTTGCTGAGTGTTCTTGCAAGCTGTGGAAGCGTCAGAATATCCTTCTCTGACAGAACTCCTGAGAAG GTGTATAATGTTATTGTGAAAGAACTTGGGGATAATCCAAAAGTTTACATCTGGGATAGACAAG AGCCAAATCCGCACATGGGCCATTTAGCTTGGGCAGATGCATTCGTTGTAACAGCAGATTCAGTTAGCATGATAAGTGAGGTTTGCAGTACTGG GAAGCCTGTCTATGTAATTGGAACTGAACGCTGTAAGTGGAAGTATTCAGCGTTCCATAAATCCTTGAAGGAGAGAGGAGTCATCCGCCCATTTACCGGGACTGAGGAT ATCTCAGAGAGCTGGAGTTATCCTCCACTGAACGACACAGCCGAAGCAGCTACTCGTGTGAGGGAAGAACTAGCCAAGCGTGGCTGGGGAATACGGCCATAG